A region of Flocculibacter collagenilyticus DNA encodes the following proteins:
- a CDS encoding type 2 periplasmic-binding domain-containing protein → MKKIMTSILCATALMSAQVQAEIAVIVNPANDSSLDKGEISRIFLGKKKSFPNGTSVTPINLSEGAATRGSFDSNVLNKSSSQLKAYWSKLVFTGKGTPPKEVSSDADVVAAVKSDPSAIGYVDASAVTGDVKVVAKF, encoded by the coding sequence ATGAAAAAAATAATGACCTCCATACTCTGTGCGACAGCATTAATGAGTGCTCAGGTTCAAGCTGAAATCGCGGTGATAGTCAATCCTGCTAATGACAGTTCCTTGGATAAAGGGGAAATATCACGTATCTTCTTAGGCAAGAAAAAGTCATTTCCTAATGGTACGAGTGTAACGCCAATCAACCTTTCTGAAGGTGCAGCAACGAGGGGTTCTTTTGACTCTAATGTATTAAATAAGTCTTCAAGCCAACTTAAAGCGTATTGGTCTAAACTTGTTTTTACTGGCAAAGGTACACCGCCTAAAGAAGTATCGAGTGACGCTGATGTTGTAGCAGCTGTTAAGTCTGATCCCAGCGCAATTGGTTATGTAGATGCATCGGCTGTAACAGGTGATGTGAAAGTGGTGGCAAAGTTTTA